The Streptomyces sp. ALI-76-A nucleotide sequence CCGGGGATCTCCTTCGACGAGCCGCCGAAGTGCTTCTGGGTCGGCGAGGCCACGCCGTACGCGGCGGCCGTGCCGTACACCATGCCGACCGCCCAGCCCGCGAGCAGGGCCCAGCGGTGGAACCAACGGGTGAACAGGCCGCCCACCAGGGCCGGGAAGGTCTGCAGGATCCAGATGCCGCCGAGCAGCTGGAAGTTGATCGCGACCGTCTTGTCCATGGTCAGGACGAAGGCCAGCGCGCCCACCTTCACCAGGAGCGACACCAGTTTGGAGACCTTGGTCTCCTGCGCCGGGGTCGCGTCCGGCTTGATGAAGTCCTTGTAGATGTTGCGGGTGAAGAGGTTCGCCGCCGCGATCGACATGATGGCCGCCGGGACGAGGGCACCGATGCCGATCGCCGCGAAGGCCACGCCCGCGAACCAGTCCGGGAACATGTCCTCGAACAGCTGCGGGATCGCCAACTGCCCGTTGGAGACCTTGACTCCGGCCGCGATCGCCATGAAACCGAGCAGGGCGAGCAGCCCCAGCATCAGCGAGTACAGCGGCAGGATCGTGGTGTTGCGGCGGATCACCTCACGGCTGCGCGAGGACAGCGTCGCCGTGATCGAGTGCGGGTACATGAAGAGCGCAAGCGCCGAGCCCAGCGCCAGCGTGGCGTACGTCCACTGGCCCGCCTCGGCCGGTACCAGGGCCCCGCGCGGGGCGCCCGTCGCCGGGTTGGGCTGGCTGAACGCCTCGCCCGCCTTGGCGAAGATGTCGTCGAAGCCGCCCAGCTTGATCGGGATGTAGATGATCGCCACCGCGATGACGAGGTAGATCAGCGTGTCCTTCACGAACGCGATCAGCGCGGGGGCCCGCAGCCCCGACGAGTACGTGTACGCCGCCAGCACCCCGAACGCGATCAGCAGCGGCAGGTCCTTGACGAACCAGTTGGTGTCCTCACCGCCGCCGACGCCCATCACGTCCAGCACGGCCTGGATGCCGACCAGTTGGAGCGCGATGTACGGCATCGTCGCGAGGATGCCGGTGACGGCCACCGCCAGCGACAGCCCCTTGGAGCCGAACCGTCCGCGCACGAAGTCCGAGGTCGTCACGTACCCGTGCTTGTGCGAGACGGACCACAGGCGCGGCAGGAAGGTGAAGATCAGCGGGTAGATCAGGATGGTGTACGGCACCGCGAAGAAGCCGGCCGCGCCCGCCGCGTAGATCGCCGCCGGGACGGCCACGAAGGTGTACGCCGTGTACAGGTCGCCGCCGAGCAGGAACCAGGTGACCCAGGTGCCGAACGACCGGCCGCCCAGACCCCATTCGTCGAGGCTGTGCTCGTTCTCGGCCTTGCGCCAGCGCGCGGCGAGGAAGCCCAGGACCGTGACGGCCAGGAAGAAGAAGATGAAGACCGCGAGCGCGACGCCGTTGACTCCGTCGTTCATGTGGACGCACCCCCGTCCGTGGACCGGGCGGCGGCGCGGGTGCGCTGGTCACGCTGCCACAGCTGGTACGCGATCATCGTCAGCGCGGTGGAGATGACCACCCAGGCCATCTGGTACCAGTAGAAGAACGGTATGCCGATGAACGTGGGATCGGTCTTGGCGTACGAGCCCACCCACAGCATCGCCACGAACGGCGCGACGAGACAGAGGCCGATCACCACACGTGCCGGTGTCACCACCGGTGGCCTCACTTCAGGCGCATCTGACATGTCGCGGCTCCGTTCCCTCAGTGATCACCTGTGCAAGCGCAGGCAATCTAGGTCACGGTGTCGCGGGAGCGGAACCCCTCGTCCGCATACCGGTATGTGATGGTTCTGTGTCGGCCGTCAGCAGCAACGGAAGCCCTGCCGGGGGTCCTTCTCCTGCCGGTCCGTGCGCATCCGCTCGAAGTCCCGCCGGGAGGGCACCCGCGCGTCCGGGTGCCCCTTGCGCAGGTGCGCGACATGGCGGTCGTACGCCGACTCGTCGGTCAGCTCCCGCAGATACCAGCGCACTCCTCTAAACGCCCGTACCAGAGCCGACCGCACGCCGCTCCTCCTCCTTCTCCTCGCGGGTGGGGAACAGCCCGGCCGGAGCGACGATCTCCGACTCGACGTACGGCGCCTCGCTCAGCGTCGACAGCGCCGGGCGCCGCACGTGCCGGACGCACACCCGGCCGGCGTCGGCGATCACCACCACGATCAGCAGTGCGAGGACGGCCGACAGGACGCCGTCCACCGTGGAGTTGGTGACCACGGTGTGCATGTCGTCCATGGTCTTGGCGGGCGGCAGCACCTCGCCCCGGTCGATCGCGTCCTGGAACACGGACCGCTGCTCGAAGAAGCCGACCTTCGGGTCACTGGAGAACACCTTCTGCCAGCTCGCCGTCAGCGTGACCGTGGCGTCCCAGGCGAGCGGAACCCCGGTGATCCAGGCCCACTTGAGGCGCCCGGACTTCACCAGCAGGGTCGTGCAGACGGCCAGGGCGACCGCCGCGAGCAGCTGGTTGGAGATGCCGAAGACCGGGAACAACTGGTTGATCCCGCCGAGGGGTTCGTGGACGCCGACCCACAGGAAGTACCCCCACAGGGCGCACACCGCCGCGCTCGTGATGACCAGCCCGGGTTTCCAGCTGACGTTCTTGAAGGGCCGGTAGACGTTGCCCAGCATGTCCTGGAGCATGAACCGGCCCACGCGGGTGCCGGCGTCCAGCGCGGTCAGGATGAACAGTGCCTCGAACATGATCGCGAAGTGGTACCAGAAGGCCTTCAGGCCCCCGCCCGTCACCTCGGAGAAGATCTGCGAGACCCCGACGGCGAGCGTGGGCGCGCCGCCGGTGCGGGAGAGCAGGGTGGACTCCTCGACGTCCTTGGCCGCCCGGGCGAGTTCGGCGGGGGTGATGGAGTAGCCCCAGCCGGTCACCACCTGCGAGGCGCTCTCCACCGTCGTGCCGATCGTGCCCGCCGGCGCGTTCATCGCGAAGTACAGGCCCGGGTCGATGACGCTCGCCGCGACCAGCGCCATCACGGCGACCGACGACTCCATCAGCATGGAGCCGTAGCCGATCATCCGGACCTGCGTCTCCTTCTGGATCATCTTCGGCGTCGTACCGGACGAGATGAGCGAGTGGAAGCCGGACAGCGCTCCGCAGGCGATGGTGATGAAGACGAACGGGAACAGGGACCCGGCGAAGACCGGCCCGTCGCCGCGCGAGGCGAAGTCGGTGACCGGGTCCATCCGCAGGGTCGGCAGCGCGATCACCACCCCGAGCGCGAGCAGCACGATCGTGCCGATCTTCATGAAGGTGGAGAGGTAGTCGCGGGGCGCCAGCAGCATCCACACCGGCAGGATCGAGGCGATGAAGCCGTACGCCACCAGCCAGACGACCAGCGTGGAGGGCGCGAGCGTGAAGGTGTCCGCCCACGACGACTCGGCGACCCAGCGGCCGGAGACCAGCGCGAGCAGCAGCAGCGCCACCCCGATCAGCGAGACCTCGGTGACCCGGCCGGGGCGCAGGACGCGCAGGTAGAAGCCCATCAGCAGGGCGATCGGGATCGTCATCGCGATGGAGAAGGTGCCCCACGGCGAGGCGGCCAGGGCGTTCACGATGACCAGGGCCAGCACACCGAGCAGGATGATCATGATGGCGAAGGCCGCGAGCAGCGCCGCCGCCCCGCCGAACGGGCCGATCTCCTCCCGTGCCATCTGGCCCAGCGACCGGCCGTCCCGGCGGGTGGAGAAGAACAGCACCACCATGTCCTGGACGGCGCCCGCGAAGATGACGCCCACGATGATCCAGATCGTGCCCGGCAGATAGCCCATCTGCGCGGCCAGCACCGGCCCGACCAGCGGACCGGCACCGGCGATCGCCGCGAAGTGGTGGCCCAGCAGGACCCGGCGGTCGGTGGGATGGAAGTCGATGCCGTTGTCCAGCCGCTCCGCCGGGGTGGCCCGCGTCCGGTCGACCTTGAGCACCCTGTACGCGATGAACTTCGAGTAGAAGCGGTAGGCGACGGTGTACGAGCCGAGGGCCGCCGCCACCATCCAGGCGGCCGACACCTCCTCGCCCCGGGAGAGCGCGAGCACGGACCAGCCCGCCGCGCCGACGAGCGCGACGAGGGTCCACACGACGATGGTTCGGACGTTCGCGGTACGCACTGGGAGGTCCCCCCGTCCATGCGGCGACGGGAGGACCGTAGAGCAGGAAGCACGGTTGCGCCACACCGCGTGCCGTACTCGTGCGGGTGCGGTGCTCCTACTCGACGGGCCGCTTCAGCCGGGCCACGAACTTGTACCGGTCGCCCCGGTAGACCGAGCGCACCCACTCCACCGGCTGTCCCTGCCGGTCCAGCGAGTGCCGGGACAGCATCAGCATCGGCAGGCCGACGTCGGTGCCGAGCAGGCCGGCCTCGCGTGGGGTGGCCAGCGAGGTCTCGATGGTCTCCTCGGCCTCGGCGAGACGGACGTCGTAGACCTCGGCCAGGGCCGTGTACAGGGAGGTGTACTTCACCAGGCTGCGACGCAGCGCCGGGAAGCGCTTGGCGCTCAGGTGGGTGGTCTCGATGGCCATGGGCTCGCCGTTGGCCATGCGCAGCCGCTCGATGCGCAGCACCCGGCCGCCGGCTGTGATGTCGAGCAGCCCGGCGAGCCGGTCGTCGGCGGTGATGTAGCCGATGTCCAGCAGCTGCGAGGTGGGTTCGAGACCCTGGGCGCGCATGTCCTCGGTGTACGAGGTGAGTTGCAGCGCCTGCGAGACCTTCGGCTTGGCGACGAACGTGCCCTTGCCCTGGATGCGCTCCAGGCGCCCCTCGACGACCAGTTCCTGAAGCGCCTGGCGCACGGTGGTGCGCGAGGTGTCGAACTCGGCGGCCAGGGTGCGCTCGGGCGGCACCGGGGTGCCGGGCGACTGCGTCTCCGTCATGTCGAGGAGGTGCCTTTTCAGGCGGTAGTACTTGGGCACGCGCGCGGTACGGACACTCGCCCCACCCTCGTTCTCCGCACTGCTCACGTCGGTGCTCATGCCCTGCCTTCCCGGCTCCGGATGCGGCTCACATCGTGGCACGGCAGCGTACCGGCACTGTGCCGCACGCTGCGTGATCCCCTCTGTATACCGTCGCCCTCCCGCCTGGTCTAGTCCACCAGGGTAAATGGTCTACCGGACGCACGTCCTCCGGTGACGGGCTTTTCGCTGGCTTCTTACTTAAAGGTTCCTGCATATGTAGGTCGCATAACGGCTGGTCAGAGCACATTCTCGACCCTTGACAGGTCTATGGGCGTGGGCCAAGCTCCGGGTACTGGTCTACACCATTGGTCCAGGTCCCGGCCCCACGTGCACCGCGGGGAGCCAGGGGGGTTTGTGGCATCCCTGAGGAGGGTGGCGTGAAGCGCAAGCTGATAGCCGCGATCGGTATCGCGGGCATGATGGTCTCCATCGCGGCATGTGGGGACGACAGCGGCAGCGGGGGCTCGGACAAGAGCGGGGCCGACGCCAAGGAACTGACCGTCTGGCTCACCGTCGACGCGCAGAACAACTGGCCGGAGCTGGTGAAGGCCGCCGACGCCGCCGTGAAGAAGAAGCACCCCGGCATCAGGATCGAGCACGAGTACTACGGCTGGCCGGACAAGAACACCAAGCTCGACGCCGTCCTCGCCACCGACAAGGTCCCCGACGTGGTCGAGATGGGCAACACCGAGATGCTCGGCTACATGGTCAAGGGCGCCTTCGCGCCCCTCGACCCGGCGCAGTTCGACAACTCCGCCGCCTGGCTGGACGGCCTCAAGGCCTCGGTGACGTACCAGGACAAGACGTACGGCGTGCCCTACTACGCGGGCGGTCGCGTCGCCAACTGGCGCAAGGACCTGTTCGCCTCGGCGGGCGTCAAGTCCACGCCGAAGACCTACGCCGAGCTGACCGCCGCCCTGGACAAGGTCCAGAAGCAGGAGGGCGACAAGTTCAGCGCCTGGTACCAGCCCACCCGTGACTGGTACGCGGCCATGTCCTTCGTCTACGACGCCGGCGGCTCGATCGCCGTCGAGTCGGGCGGCGAGTGGAAGGGCAACCTCTCCTCGCCGGAGTCGGTCAAGGGCCTCACCGCGTTCAAGAACGTCGTCGACAGGTACATGCACGGCGACAAGACCAAGGACGAGTCCGACCGTTACATCGTCTACGGCCAGGGCAAGTCCGGCATGATCTTCGGCGCGGCCTGGGAGGGCGCGACCTCCGAAGACCCGAAGAACGACAAGAGCGGCAAGCTCAAGGGCAACCTCGAGAACTTCGTGATGCCCGGCCCGTCCGGCAAGAACCTCCCCGTCTTCCTGGGCGGCTCCGACCTCGCCGTGCCGGTGAAGTCGGACGCGCAGGCGGTCGCCGCCGAGTGGATCAACGCGTTCACCGGTCCGTCCGGCCAGCAGGGCCTGATGGCCAAGGGCAACCTGCCCAACAACAAGACCGACCTCGCCACCCTGAAGAAGGACCCGAAGACGGCGGTCCCGGCCACCGCGGCCGAGTCCAACTGGTTCGTCCCGATGGCACCGGGCTGGGGCCAGGTGGAGAAGGCGCAGATCCTGCAGACCATGCTGCAGAACATCGGCACCGGCAAGAAGTCGGTCGAGGCCGCCGCGAAGGAAGCGGACGCCGCGATCGACAAGGTCATCAACGTCAAGTGACCACCGGCGGGGCCCCGTTCTCACCGACGGGGCCCCGCTTCTCGTACGACTGTGCGGGCTTGCGCACGGGCGTGAGGGCTTCGTACGACCTGAGGGACCGCTGAGGAGCGCGCGGATGAGTGCCGACACGACCACCCCTGCCAAGGTGCCGCCGCCGCGGCAGGCACCGCCACCACCGGCCGTCGCGAGGAAGCCACCCGGGAAACGGCCCTCGACCGGGGTCCACGTGCCCTGGCTGCTGCTCGCCCCCTGTCTCCTGATCCTCGCCCTGGTCCTCGGCTATCCCCTGGTCCGCCTGGTCACCCTCTCCTTCCAGAAGTTCGGGCAGTCCCAGCTGTGGGGCTTCCAGCCGGCCGAGTCGGTCGGGCTCGACAACTTCACCAAGGTGCTGGGCGACGGCGAGTTCTGGGCGGTCGTCGTCCGGACCATCGTCTTCGCGGCCGGCTGCGTGATCTTCACGATGGTCATCGGCATGCTCGTCGCGCTGCTGCTCCAGCGCGTCTCCGGCTGGGTGAAGGTCCTCATCAACATCGCGCTGGTGGCCAGTTGGGGCATGCCGATCATCGTCGCCACCACGGTCTTCAAGTGGCTGTTCGACGCGGACTACGGCATCCTCAACGCGCTGCTCAGCAGGTTGCCCGGCGTCGACCTCATCGGCCACAACTGGTTCGCGAGCGGACCGCAGGGCCTGGCCGTGATCATGCTGCTGGTGGTCTGGGGTGCCGTGCCCTTCGTCGTGATCACCCTGAGCGCCGGTCTCACCCAGGTCCCCAAGGAACTGGAGGAGGCGGCCCGGCTGGACGGCGCGGGCGCCTGGAACGTCTTCCGGTACGTCACGCTCCCCATCCTCAAGCCGATCATCGTGATGCTCACGACCCTGTCGGTCATCTGGGACATGGGTGTCTTCCCGCAGGTCTTCGTGATGCGCAACGGCCACCCGGAGGCCGAGTTCCAGCTGCTCACCACCTACTCCTACGACCGCGCCTTCGTGGTCAACGACTACGCGCAGGGCTCGGCCATCGCCCTGCTCACCGTGGTGCTGCTGCTCGGCGTGGTCGCCGTCTACATGCGTCAGATGCTGAAGATCGGAGACGTCGAATGAGTCCTGTGGCTGAGCCGCGCCGGAAGTCCCGGCTCGGCTGGAACCTGCTCGGCCTCCTCGTCTTCGTCACCGCCGGCTTCCCCGTCTACTGGATGCTCAACACGGCGTTCAAGCCGGCCAAGGACGCCATCGACCCGGACCCGAGCCTGCTGCCGACGGGCCTGACCCTGTCCAACTTCAGCCGCGCGCTGGACATCGCGGACTTCTGGGGGCCGGTCGGCCGCAGCCTGGTCGTCTCCCTCGCGGTGGTCGTGATCGGCATGATCGTCGGCATGCTGGCCGCGCTCGCCATCTCCCGGTTCGCCTTCCGCGGCCGCAAGATCGTGATCGTCGGCATCCTGGCGGTCCAGATGGTCCCGCTGGTCGCGATGATCATCCCGGTCTTCCTGCTCCTCAACGACCTGGGCCAGTACGACCGGCTGACCGGCCTGATCATCACCTACCTGACCTTCATCCTCCCGTTCACCGTGTGGACGCTGCGTGGCTTCATCGTCAACATCCCGAAGGAACTGGAGGAGGCGGCGATGGTCGACGGTTGCAGCCGCACCAGCGCCTTCGTCCGGGTCGTCTTCCCGCTGCTCGCCCCCGGCATGGTCGCCACCTCGGTCTACGGCTTCATCCAGGCCTGGAACGAGTACCTGTACGCCCTGATGCTGCTCAGCCAGAAGAACCAGACCGCGACCGTCTGGCTCGGCAACTTCACCACCAAGCACGGCACCGAATACGCGCCGATGATGGCCGGAGCCACCCTGATGGCCGTGCCGATCGTCGTCCTCTTCCTCCTCGTCCAGCGCAAGATGGCCGCGGGTCTGACCGCGGGCGCCGTGAAGGGATAACGCACCCGATGACGACATTCGCCAGCGGTACCGGCACCCTGACGCGCGACGCGCTCACCGTGCTCCAGCCCGGCTTCACCGGCACCACCGCCCCCGACTGGCTGCTGCGCCGCCTCGGCGAGGGCCTCGCCTCGGTCGGCCTGTTCGGCCGCAACATCGCCTCGCCCGACCAGCTGTCCGCCCTGACCGCCCAGTTGCGCGCCGAATGTGACGACGTACTGGTCGCGATCGACGAGGAGGGCGGAGACGTCACCCGCCTGGAGGTGCGCACGGGCTCCGGCTTCCCCGGCAACCACGCGCTGGGCGCGGTGGACGACGTGGAACTGACCCGGGAGGTGGCGCGCGCGCTCGGCCACCGTCTCGCGGCCTGCGGCGTCAACTTCAACTGGGCGCCGTCCGCCGACGTGAACTCCAACCCCGACAACCCGGTGATCGGCGTGCGGTCCTTCGGCGCCACCCCCGGCCTGGTCGCCCGGCACACCGCGGCCTACGTCACCGGCCTCCAGTCGGCGGGCGTCGCCGCCTGCACCAAGCACTTCCCGGGCCACGGCGACACGGCGGTCGACTCCCACCACGCGCTGCCCCGCATCGACGCGGACGCCTCGGTGCTGTACGACCGTGAACTGGTCCCCTTCCGCGCGGCGATCGCCGCCGGCACCCGGGCGGTCATGACCGCCCACATCGTGGTCCCGGCCCTGGACCCGGACCGCCCGGCCACCCTGTCCCGCCGGATCCTCACCGACCTGCTGCGCGGCGAACTCGGCTACGAGGGCCTGATCGTCACCGACGGCATGGAGATGCAGGCCATCGCCGGCACCTACGGCATCGAACGCGGCAGCGTCCTCGCCCTGGCGGCCGGCGCCGACGCCATCTGCGTGGGCGGCGGCCTCGCGGACGACGAGACGGTACGCCGCCTGCGCGACGCCCTCGTCTCCGCCGTGCGCTCCGGCGAACTCGCCGAGGAACGCCTCGCGGACGCGGCGGACCGGGTCCGGTCACTGGCCCGCTGGACGGCGTCGGCGAGCGGGCGGGGGAGCGGAGCGGGAAACGGAGCGGTGAGCGGGGCGGGGGTGCCCCCGGCCACCGCCGACGTCGGCCTCCGCGCCGCCCGCCGCGCGCTGCGCCTCACCGGCGCCGAGGACTTCGCCCCGCTCACCGAAGCGCCGTACGTCGCGGCCCTCACCCCGGTGGCGAACATCGCGGTCGGCGACGAGACCCCCTGGGGCGTGGCCGCGGAGCTGGCCCGCCTGCTCCCCGGCACGGAGACCGGGACCTTCACGGACGAGCAGGCCGGGCCCGGGGTGCTCGCGGCGGCCGGCCCGCGCCGCATCGTGGCCGTCGTCCGCGACGAACACCGGCACCCCTGGATGGCGGCGGCCCTCGACACGCTCCTGTCGTCCCGCCCCGACACGATCGTCATCGAGATGGGCCTGCCCCAGGCCACCCCCCGAGGCGCCCTCCACATCGCCACCCACGGCGCCGCCCGCGTCTGCGGCCTCGCGGCGGCGGAGATCATCGCCGCGGAGGCCGACGCGGGAGAGGCCGTCGCGGGGGTGTAGTCCGCACGACGACAGGGCGCCGGATCCCGCGAGGGGTCCGGCGTCTGCGCGTGCTGTCGTTCTCGTGCGGGGCTCGGCGTCTGCGCGTGCTGTCCGTCCCGGCCAGGGCCCGTTCTCCGGTCGGTGCGCCTGGGGCGGTGCGGTGTGCGGCCGGGAGGCGCGGGTCAGCGGTCGGTGGTGGTGCGGCCGGGGGCCGGGGTCCGGTTACGGTGCGGCGTGTGCGGGCCTGGAGGTGTGGCCTCCGGCCGGGAGGTGTGGTCGGTGCGCCGGGGCGGTGCGGTGTGTGGCCGGCGGACCGGGGAGAGTGCGGCCGGGGGGCGGTGCGGCCGGGGCTAGTGCCGTGGCAGGCAACGTTCGCCCCGTCGCGACGCCCGGCACGCCCTCTCGCCGCACCGGCCGAAAGCCCAAGTACATCCAGTACGAGGGCTTCCGGCCGGCACGCCGAGAGCACGCACCGGACGCCGCTCCTTGACGGGCAAACGTTGCCTGCCGCGGCACTAGATCCCCTGCCAGTCCGGCTTGTTGGCGAACGTGTGCCGGAAGTAGTCCGCCAGCTTCAGCTTGGAGGCGGCGGCCTCGTCGGCCACCACCGTCGCGTGCGGGTGGAGCTGGAGGGCCGAGGCCGGGCACACCGCCGCGACCGGCCCCTCCACGGTCGCCGCGACCGCGTCCGCCTTGCCCTCGCCGGTCGCGAGAAGAACCAGGTGCCGGGCTTCCAGGATGGTCCCGATGCCCTGCGTGATCACGTGGTGCGGGACCTGTGCGATGTCTCCGTCGAAGAAACGCGCGTTGTCCACCCGGGTCTGCTCGGTCAGCGTCTTGATCCGGGTCCGCGAGGCCAGCGACGAGCACGGCTCGTTGAACCCGATGTGCCCGTCGGTCCCGATCCCCAGCAACTGGAGGTCCACCCCGCCGGCCCCGGCGAGCGCCCGGTCGTAGGCCTCGCACGCGCCCTGGACGTCCGCGGCCGTCCCGTCCGGCCCCATGAACGAGTCCATCCCGATCCCGAGCGGCTCCAGCACCTCGCGCCGGAGCACCGAACGGTACGACTCCGGGTGTTCGGCGGGCAGCCCCACGTACTCGTCGAGCTGCGCGATCCGCGCCCGCGAGGCGTCCACGGCACCGGAGCGGACCTTCGCCGCCAGCGCCTCGTAGACGGGCAGCGGCGTCGAGCCGGTGGCCACACCGAGCAGGGCGTCGGGCTTGCGCCCGAGCAACTGCGCCATGGCCCCGGCGACGAGTTCGCCGCCCGCCTTGGCATCCGGAACGATGACAACTTCCACGCTGGGCCTGCCGATCTGAGGAGACGGTCTGAACAGAGAGGGCGCGACGGGGACCCGAAGGGGCCTATGTGGTTTAGACCAATCTAACAGAGCCGGCCCCTCCGGCCCAGGTGCGGACAGGCCCGCACCCTCGGGCGCCTCAGGTCAGCGAGCCACCCGTCGCGTCCACCCAGCTCCCGGTGAC carries:
- a CDS encoding YbdD/YjiX family protein, which gives rise to MRSALVRAFRGVRWYLRELTDESAYDRHVAHLRKGHPDARVPSRRDFERMRTDRQEKDPRQGFRCC
- a CDS encoding sugar ABC transporter permease, with the translated sequence MSADTTTPAKVPPPRQAPPPPAVARKPPGKRPSTGVHVPWLLLAPCLLILALVLGYPLVRLVTLSFQKFGQSQLWGFQPAESVGLDNFTKVLGDGEFWAVVVRTIVFAAGCVIFTMVIGMLVALLLQRVSGWVKVLINIALVASWGMPIIVATTVFKWLFDADYGILNALLSRLPGVDLIGHNWFASGPQGLAVIMLLVVWGAVPFVVITLSAGLTQVPKELEEAARLDGAGAWNVFRYVTLPILKPIIVMLTTLSVIWDMGVFPQVFVMRNGHPEAEFQLLTTYSYDRAFVVNDYAQGSAIALLTVVLLLGVVAVYMRQMLKIGDVE
- a CDS encoding carbohydrate ABC transporter permease, which gives rise to MSPVAEPRRKSRLGWNLLGLLVFVTAGFPVYWMLNTAFKPAKDAIDPDPSLLPTGLTLSNFSRALDIADFWGPVGRSLVVSLAVVVIGMIVGMLAALAISRFAFRGRKIVIVGILAVQMVPLVAMIIPVFLLLNDLGQYDRLTGLIITYLTFILPFTVWTLRGFIVNIPKELEEAAMVDGCSRTSAFVRVVFPLLAPGMVATSVYGFIQAWNEYLYALMLLSQKNQTATVWLGNFTTKHGTEYAPMMAGATLMAVPIVVLFLLVQRKMAAGLTAGAVKG
- a CDS encoding monocarboxylate uptake permease MctP, with the protein product MNDGVNGVALAVFIFFFLAVTVLGFLAARWRKAENEHSLDEWGLGGRSFGTWVTWFLLGGDLYTAYTFVAVPAAIYAAGAAGFFAVPYTILIYPLIFTFLPRLWSVSHKHGYVTTSDFVRGRFGSKGLSLAVAVTGILATMPYIALQLVGIQAVLDVMGVGGGEDTNWFVKDLPLLIAFGVLAAYTYSSGLRAPALIAFVKDTLIYLVIAVAIIYIPIKLGGFDDIFAKAGEAFSQPNPATGAPRGALVPAEAGQWTYATLALGSALALFMYPHSITATLSSRSREVIRRNTTILPLYSLMLGLLALLGFMAIAAGVKVSNGQLAIPQLFEDMFPDWFAGVAFAAIGIGALVPAAIMSIAAANLFTRNIYKDFIKPDATPAQETKVSKLVSLLVKVGALAFVLTMDKTVAINFQLLGGIWILQTFPALVGGLFTRWFHRWALLAGWAVGMVYGTAAAYGVASPTQKHFGGSSKEIPGIGEIGYIGLTAFVLNVVVTVVLTFVLRALKAPDGIDETSPADYTADAGDPGVQVELPPATAGSAH
- a CDS encoding extracellular solute-binding protein yields the protein MKRKLIAAIGIAGMMVSIAACGDDSGSGGSDKSGADAKELTVWLTVDAQNNWPELVKAADAAVKKKHPGIRIEHEYYGWPDKNTKLDAVLATDKVPDVVEMGNTEMLGYMVKGAFAPLDPAQFDNSAAWLDGLKASVTYQDKTYGVPYYAGGRVANWRKDLFASAGVKSTPKTYAELTAALDKVQKQEGDKFSAWYQPTRDWYAAMSFVYDAGGSIAVESGGEWKGNLSSPESVKGLTAFKNVVDRYMHGDKTKDESDRYIVYGQGKSGMIFGAAWEGATSEDPKNDKSGKLKGNLENFVMPGPSGKNLPVFLGGSDLAVPVKSDAQAVAAEWINAFTGPSGQQGLMAKGNLPNNKTDLATLKKDPKTAVPATAAESNWFVPMAPGWGQVEKAQILQTMLQNIGTGKKSVEAAAKEADAAIDKVINVK
- the nagB gene encoding glucosamine-6-phosphate deaminase; the encoded protein is MEVVIVPDAKAGGELVAGAMAQLLGRKPDALLGVATGSTPLPVYEALAAKVRSGAVDASRARIAQLDEYVGLPAEHPESYRSVLRREVLEPLGIGMDSFMGPDGTAADVQGACEAYDRALAGAGGVDLQLLGIGTDGHIGFNEPCSSLASRTRIKTLTEQTRVDNARFFDGDIAQVPHHVITQGIGTILEARHLVLLATGEGKADAVAATVEGPVAAVCPASALQLHPHATVVADEAAASKLKLADYFRHTFANKPDWQGI
- a CDS encoding DUF3311 domain-containing protein; this translates as MSDAPEVRPPVVTPARVVIGLCLVAPFVAMLWVGSYAKTDPTFIGIPFFYWYQMAWVVISTALTMIAYQLWQRDQRTRAAARSTDGGAST
- a CDS encoding GntR family transcriptional regulator, with amino-acid sequence MSTDVSSAENEGGASVRTARVPKYYRLKRHLLDMTETQSPGTPVPPERTLAAEFDTSRTTVRQALQELVVEGRLERIQGKGTFVAKPKVSQALQLTSYTEDMRAQGLEPTSQLLDIGYITADDRLAGLLDITAGGRVLRIERLRMANGEPMAIETTHLSAKRFPALRRSLVKYTSLYTALAEVYDVRLAEAEETIETSLATPREAGLLGTDVGLPMLMLSRHSLDRQGQPVEWVRSVYRGDRYKFVARLKRPVE
- a CDS encoding carbon starvation CstA family protein — protein: MRTANVRTIVVWTLVALVGAAGWSVLALSRGEEVSAAWMVAAALGSYTVAYRFYSKFIAYRVLKVDRTRATPAERLDNGIDFHPTDRRVLLGHHFAAIAGAGPLVGPVLAAQMGYLPGTIWIIVGVIFAGAVQDMVVLFFSTRRDGRSLGQMAREEIGPFGGAAALLAAFAIMIILLGVLALVIVNALAASPWGTFSIAMTIPIALLMGFYLRVLRPGRVTEVSLIGVALLLLALVSGRWVAESSWADTFTLAPSTLVVWLVAYGFIASILPVWMLLAPRDYLSTFMKIGTIVLLALGVVIALPTLRMDPVTDFASRGDGPVFAGSLFPFVFITIACGALSGFHSLISSGTTPKMIQKETQVRMIGYGSMLMESSVAVMALVAASVIDPGLYFAMNAPAGTIGTTVESASQVVTGWGYSITPAELARAAKDVEESTLLSRTGGAPTLAVGVSQIFSEVTGGGLKAFWYHFAIMFEALFILTALDAGTRVGRFMLQDMLGNVYRPFKNVSWKPGLVITSAAVCALWGYFLWVGVHEPLGGINQLFPVFGISNQLLAAVALAVCTTLLVKSGRLKWAWITGVPLAWDATVTLTASWQKVFSSDPKVGFFEQRSVFQDAIDRGEVLPPAKTMDDMHTVVTNSTVDGVLSAVLALLIVVVIADAGRVCVRHVRRPALSTLSEAPYVESEIVAPAGLFPTREEKEEERRAVGSGTGV
- a CDS encoding glycoside hydrolase family 3 protein, whose amino-acid sequence is MTTFASGTGTLTRDALTVLQPGFTGTTAPDWLLRRLGEGLASVGLFGRNIASPDQLSALTAQLRAECDDVLVAIDEEGGDVTRLEVRTGSGFPGNHALGAVDDVELTREVARALGHRLAACGVNFNWAPSADVNSNPDNPVIGVRSFGATPGLVARHTAAYVTGLQSAGVAACTKHFPGHGDTAVDSHHALPRIDADASVLYDRELVPFRAAIAAGTRAVMTAHIVVPALDPDRPATLSRRILTDLLRGELGYEGLIVTDGMEMQAIAGTYGIERGSVLALAAGADAICVGGGLADDETVRRLRDALVSAVRSGELAEERLADAADRVRSLARWTASASGRGSGAGNGAVSGAGVPPATADVGLRAARRALRLTGAEDFAPLTEAPYVAALTPVANIAVGDETPWGVAAELARLLPGTETGTFTDEQAGPGVLAAAGPRRIVAVVRDEHRHPWMAAALDTLLSSRPDTIVIEMGLPQATPRGALHIATHGAARVCGLAAAEIIAAEADAGEAVAGV